In the Juglans microcarpa x Juglans regia isolate MS1-56 chromosome 6D, Jm3101_v1.0, whole genome shotgun sequence genome, one interval contains:
- the LOC121235080 gene encoding labd-13Z-ene-9,15,16-triol synthase, chloroplastic-like has translation MITFSRSQIKLCMLNIGVSAKRLWWPWHANDEKGELPGATLTALLSVFAVFWFLWAANKSRKVIPPLPPGPRGFPLVGYLPFLGTNLHRKFEELAGVYGPIYKVWLGNKLWVVVSSPLLVKEVVRDQDTIFANHDNYIAALAVTYGGADVTLLPYGPDWRKLRKIFTRDLLSNANLDGSFTLRREEVKKSIRKMYDKIGTPVDVGELALVTVMNTIVSMVWGGTLQGDQEGTDIGSEFKSMLWELMVLVGKPNVSDFFSVLARFDLQGIEREAKKIFQWCDRIFDCAIDKRMNLAKAKLEEGPGMTEQRKDFLQILLELTEREDAATSLSMTQVKALLLDIVIGASDTTTTTLEWLAAELMQHQEVMRKVNEELTQVVGLDNLVEESHLSKLHYLDVVIKETLRLHPALPLIVPRCPSQSSTLGGYWIPKGTRVLLNVWAIQRNPEFWDNPLEFQPERFLNDSIKVDYSGHNFNYFPFGSGRRICAGLPLAERMLKYIIASFLHAYEWKLPEDTKQDFSDRFGLVTKKVQPTVLIPTPRLSKSKLYTE, from the exons ATGATCACGTTTTCCCGTTCACAAATTAAGCTCTGCATGTTGAATATAGGCGTTTCTGCCAAGCGGTTGTGGTGGCCGTGGCATGCAAACGATGAGAAAGGCGAACTTCCTGGAGCAACTCTTACTGCTTTACTCTCTGTATTTGCGGTGTTTTGGTTCCTGTGGGCAGCCAATAAATCAAGGAAGGTGATACCTCCATTGCCGCCAGGCCCCCGAGGTTTCCCACTGGTCGGGTACCTTCCTTTTCTGGGTACAAATCTTCATAGGAAATTTGAGGAACTCGCAGGGGTCTATGGCCCTATCTACAAGGTTTGGCTTGGAAATAAATTGTGGGTAGTTGTCAGCTCACCATTACTTGTGAAAGAAGTGGTTCGTGACCAGGACACAATATTTGCAAACCATGACAATTATATAGCTGCTCTAGCTGTAACGTATGGAGGAGCTGATGTTACACTTTTACCTTATGGTCCTGACTGGAGGAAGTTGCGCAAGATATTCACACGAGACCTGCTAAGTAATGCAAATCTGGATGGTTCTTTTACTCTTCGGAGAGAAGAGGTTAAGAAGTCCATAAGAAAGATGTATGACAAAATTGGCACTCCCGTAGATGTTGGGGAATTGGCGCTCGTGACGGTGATGAACACCATCGTGAGCATGGTGTGGGGTGGCACGCTGCAAGGAGATCAGGAAGGGACAGATATTGGGTCTGAGTTTAAGAGTATGTTGTGGGAGCTAATGGTGCTAGTTGGAAAACCAAATGTTTCTGACTTTTTCTCTGTGCTTGCAAGGTTTGATTTACAAGGGATTGAAAGGGAAGCAAAGAAGATTTTCCAATGGTGTGATCGCATTTTTGATTGTGCCATTGATAAACGGATGAACTTGGCCAAGGCCAAATTAGAAGAGGGGCCAGGAATGACTGAACAAAGGAAAGACTTTTTGCAAATTCTCTTGGAGCTAACGGAGCGTGAGGATGCTGCAACATCACTTAGCATGACCCAAGTGAAGGCCTTGCTTTTG GATATAGTGATAGGTGCATCGGACACTACAACAACGACACTGGAATGGCTGGCAGCGGAGCTGATGCAGCATCAAGAGGTAATGAGAAAAGTCAATGAAGAATTGACACAAGTTGTTGGTTTGGACAACTTAGTGGAAGAGTCCCATTTGTCCAAATTGCATTATTTAGATGTTGTCATTAAAGAGACCTTACGTTTGCACCCAGCACTTCCTCTCATAGTACCTCGTTGTCCAAGCCAATCTAGCACTCTTGGTGGGTACTGGATACCCAAAGGTACTAGGGTTTTGTTAAATGTTTGGGCTATACAAAGGAATCCAGAGTTTTGGGACAATCCCTTGGAATTTCAACCGGAGAGGTTCCTAAATGATTCTATCAAGGTGGACTATTCTGGCCACAATTTTAACTATTTTCCATTTGGATCCGGAAGAAGAATATGCGCGGGGCTTCCACTTGCAGAGAGGATGCTAAAATATATAATAGCTTCGTTTTTGCATGCATACGAGTGGAAATTGCCAGAGGATACAAAGCAGGATTTTTCAGACAGATTTGGTTTGGTTACTAAGAAAGTGCAGCCGACGGTTTTAATTCCAACACCAAGGCTGTCTAAATCTAAGCTCTACACAGAATAA
- the LOC121235078 gene encoding elongation factor G-2, chloroplastic-like encodes MAAESVRVSASSVCNFRVNGSQRRSTIPLTRARFLGLRPPRRPPSSSFASLSSSSSSHFFNVLLFSSLSSTPSTWRSSRSFSVFAMAADESKREVPLKDYRNIGIMAHIDAGKTTTTERILYYTGRNYKIGEVHEGTATMDWMEQEQERGITITSAATTTFWNKHRINIIDTPGHVDFTLEVERALRVLDGAICLFDSVAGVEPQSETVWRQADKYGVPRICFVNKMDRLGANFFRTRDMIVTNLGAKPLVIQIPVGSEDNFQGVIDLVKMKAILWSGEELGAKFVYEDIPADLQELSLEYRSQMIETIVELDDQAIESYLEGVEFDEETIKKLIRKGTIGSSFVPVLCGSAFKNKGVQPLLDAVVDYLPSPIDLPAMKGTDPENPEVTIERAASDDEPFSGLAFKIMSDPFVGSLTFVRVYSGKLAAGSYVLNANKGKKERIGRLLEMHANSREDVKVALTGDIVALGGLKDTITGETLCDPENPVVLECMDFPEPVIKVAIEPKTKADIDKMAAGLVKLAQEDPSFHFSRDEEINQTVIEGMGELHLEIIVDRLKREFKVEANVGAPQVNYRESISRVSEVKYVHKKQSGGQGQFADITVRFEPMEAGSGYEFKSEIKGGAVPKEYIPGVMKGLEECMSNGVLAGYPVVDVRAVLVDGSYHDVDSSVLAFQLAARGAFREGMRKAAPKMLEPIMKVEVVTPEEHLGDVIGDLNSRRGQINSFGDKPGGLKVVDALVPLAEMFQYVSTLRGMTKGRASYIMQLAKFDVVPQYIQDQLAAKEQLVAA; translated from the exons ATGGCGGCAGAGTCAGTGAGAGTATCAGCTTCGTCGGTGTGCAATTTCAGGGTAAATGGGTCACAAAGAAGGTCTACAATTCCGCTCACTCGGGCTCGGTTTCTGGGTCTTCGTCCTCCTCGACGACCACCCTCTTCGTCTTTCGCttcattatcttcttcttcttcttcccatttcTTTAACGTTTTGCTATTCAGCTCATTATCTTCGACGCCCTCCACTTGGCGGAGCAGCAGAAGCTTTTCTGTCTTCGCCATGGCAGCTGACg AGTCAAAGCGTGAAGTACCATTGAAGGATTATCGCAATATTGGAATTATGGCTCACATAGATGCGGGGAAAACTACTACAACTGAAAGGATTCTTTATTATACAGGAAGAAACTATAAAATAGGTGAGGTACATGAAGGTACAGCTACAATGGACTGGATGGAGCAAGAACAAGAAAGAGGGATTACCATAACATCTGCTGCTACTACTACATTTTGGAACAAACATCGGATTAACATCATTGATACTCCTGGCCATGTCGACTTCACTCTTGAAGTGGAGCGAGCTCTTAGGGTATTGGATGGTGCTATATGCTTGTTTGATAGTGTTGCTGGTGTGGAACCACAATCTGAAACTGTGTGGAGGCAAGCTGATAAATATGGGGTACCCAGAATTTGCTTTGTCAATAAGATGGATCGTCTTGGAGCAAACTTTTTCCGAACAAGAGACATGATAGTGACAAATTTGGGAGCTAAACCACTGGTGATTCAAATACCAGTTGGTTCAGAAGATAATTTTCAGGGAGTCATTGATCTTGTGAAGATGAAAGCTATACTTTGGTCAGGAGAAGAGTTGGGTGCTAAGTTTGTGTATGAGGATATTCCAGCAGATCTTCAGGAGCTGTCACTAGAGTATCGGTCACAGATGATAGAAACCATAGTTGAGTTAGATGATCAGGCTATTGAGAGCTACCTCGAAGGAGTTGAATTTGATGAGGAAAccattaagaaattaataagaaaGGGAACTATTGGAAGCAGTTTTGTCCCAGTATTATGTGGCTCGGCTTTTAAAAATAAGGGGGTTCAACCATTGCTTGATGCTGTTGTGGATTATTTGCCTTCTCCAATTGACTTGCCAGCAATGAAGGGAACTGACCCCGAAAACCCAGAAGTGACGATTGAAAGGGCTGCAAGTGATGACGAACCATTTTCCGGACTTGCTTTCAAGATCATGAGTGATCCATTCGTGGGATCCCTTACATTTGTGAGAGTGTATTCAGGGAAGCTAGCTGCAGGATCTTATGTACTGAAtgcaaacaaaggaaaaaaagagaggatcGGTAGACTTCTAGAAATGCATGCAAACAGTAGAGAGGACGTTAAGGTTGCTTTAACAGGTGACATCGTTGCTCTTGGTGGTCTAAAAGATACCATTACAGGAGAAACATTGTGTGATCCTGAGAATCCTGTTGTGCTCGAATGCATGGATTTCCCTGAACCTGTGATTAAGGTTGCAATTGAACCCAAGACTAAAGCTGATATTGATAAGATGGCAGCCGGGTTGGTCAAACTTGCTCAAGAAGACCCTTCTTTCCACTTCTCACGAGATGAAGAGATCAACCAGACAGTGATTGAAGGGATGGGGGAATTGCACCTTGAGATTATTGTTGATCGGCTCAAGAGGGAGTTTAAG GTGGAAGCTAATGTCGGTGCTCCTCAAGTAAATTACCGAGAAAGCATTTCTAGAGTCTCAGAGGTGAAATACGTTCACAAGAAACAGTCCGGTGGACAAGGTCAGTTTGCTGACATCACCGTACGATTTGAACCCATGGAAGCAGGTAGCGGTTATGAATTCAAGAGCGAAATCAAGGGAGGTGCAGTGCCCAAAGAATACATTCCAGGGGTGATGAAAGGATTGGAGGAATGCATGAGTAATGGTGTGCTTGCAGGATATCCTGTTGTTGATGTACGTGCAGTGCTAGTAGATGGTTCTTACCATGATGTTGATTCAAGTGTCCTGGCATTCCAGCTGGCAGCCAGAGGAGCTTTTCGTGAAGGGATGAGGAAGGCTGCCCCAAAGATGCTTGAACCTATAATGAAAGTTGAAGTTGTCACGCCTGAAGAACATTTAGGAGATGTAATTGGTGATCTAAACTCAAGGAGAGGTCAAATCAACAGCTTCGGTGACAAGCCTGGTGGTCTGAAG GTGGTTGATGCGCTGGTCCCTCTGGCAGAGATGTTCCAGTATGTTAGCACACTCCGAGGGATGACAAAAGGTCGTGCATCCTACATCATGCAATTAGCCAAGTTTGATGTTGTACCTCAATACATCCAGGATCAGCTCGCTGCCAAGGAGCAACTGGTTGCTGCATAA
- the LOC121235079 gene encoding hsp70-Hsp90 organizing protein 3-like: MADEAKAKGNAAFSAGDFSGAVHHFSEAISLAPTNHVLYSNRSAAYASMHQYSDALTDAKKTVELKPDWSKGYSRLGAAYLGLGHHDDAVSAYKKGLDYDPNNEALKSGLADAQSAASRSRAPPPPLSNPFGDAFSGPEMWAKLTADPSTRAYLQQPDFVKMMQDIQKNPSNLNLYLKDQRVMEALGVLLNIKLRTPTSDDMEMPESSPSPQPPERKRPAEAEPEKEPKPETEPMDLTEEEKEAKERKARAQKEKELGNAAYKKKDFDTAIAHYTKAMELDDEDISYIMNRAATYLEMGQYGECIKDCEKAIERGRELRSDFKMIAKALTRKGTALMKMAKCSKDYEPAIETFQKALTEHRNPDTLKKLNDAEKAKKELEQQEYFDPKVADEEREKGNEYFKQQKYPEAVKHYTESLRRNPKDPKAYSNRAACYTKLGALPEGLKDAEKCIELDPTFSKGYTRKGAVQFFMKEYDKALETYQEGLKHDPSNPELLDGVRRCVEQINKASRGDLSTEELEERRAKAMQDPEIQNILQDPVMRQVLIDFQENPKSAQEHTKNPMVMSKIQKLISAGIVQMR, from the exons ATGGCCGATGAAGCCAAAGCGAAGGGTAACGCCGCCTTCTCTGCCGGTGATTTCTCAGGCGCCGTGCATCACTTCTCGGAAGCCATCTCGCTTGCCCCAACCAATCATGTTCTCTACTCGAACCGATCTGCCGCCTATGCCTCTATGCACCAGTACTCCGATGCCTTGACCGACGCAAAGAAAACCGTGGAGCTCAAGCCCGACTGGTCCAAGGGCTACAGCCGGCTCGGCGCGGCTTACCTCGGCTTGGGTCACCACGACGATGCCGTCTCTGCTTACAAGAAGGGCCTCGATTACGACCCCAACAACGAGGCCCTCAAGTCCGGCTTAGCTGACGCCCAGTCCGCCGCTTCCAGGTCCCGGGCGCCGCCGCCGCCGCTGAGCAACCCCTTCGGAGACGCGTTCTCTGGCCCCGAGATGTGGGCCAAGCTCACGGCCGATCCAAGCACCAGGGCCTATCTTCAACAGCCCGATTTCGTGAAGATGATGCAGGATATTCAGAAAAACCCTAGTAATCTCAACCTCTATCTCAAGGACCAGAGGGTTATGGAAGCGCTTGGGGTTTTGCTTAACATAAAATTACGGACACCTACTTCGGATGACATGGAGATGCCGGAGTCTTCTCCATCGCCGCAGCCGCCTGAGAGAAAGAGACCCGCGGAGGCCGAGCCGGAGAAGGAGCCAAAGCCGGAAACGGAGCCGATGGATCTGACGGAGGAGGAAAAGGAGGCAAAGGAGAGGAAGGCGCGGGCGCAGAAGGAAAAGGAATTGGGTAATGCTGCCTACAAGAAGAAGGATTTTGATACGGCAATTGCGCATTATACGAAGGCGATGGAGTTGGACGACGAGGATATTTCCTATATTATGAACCGGGCTGCCACTTATCTGGAAATGGGACAg TATGGCGAATGTATTAAAGATTGTGAGAAGGCAATTGAAAGGGGAAGAGAGCTTAGATCAGACTTTAAGATGATAGCAAAAGCTTTAACAAGGAAGGGAACTGCCCTGATGAAAATGGCTAAATGCTCAAAGGACTATGAACCCGCTATTGAGACTTTCCAGAAAGCTCTTACAGAGCATCGCAACCCAGACACATTGAAGAAACTAAATGATGCTGAAAAAGCAAAGAAGGAACTGGAGCAACAAGAGTACTTCGATCCCAAAGTTGCTGATGAGGAGCGTGAGAAAG GCAATGAGTATTTCAAGCAGCAAAAGTATCCGGAGGCTGTGAAGCATTACACCGAATCCCTGAGAAGGAATCCCAAAGATCCAAAG GCATATAGTAATAGAGCTGCATGCTACACAAAACTTGGGGCTTTGCCTGAGGGATTGAAAGATGCCGAGAAGTGTATTGAGCTTGATCCAACCTTTTCCAAGGGATATACTAGAAAAGGTGCCGTCCAGTTCTTCATGAAAGAATACGACAAAGCTTTAGAAACCTATCAGGAGGGGCTGAAACATGATCCTAGCAACCCTGAATTGCTTGATGGTGTGAGGAG ATGCGTAGAACAAATTAATAAGGCCAGTCGTGGGGATTTGAGCACTGAGGAATTGGAGGAGAGACGG GCTAAGGCAATGCAGGACCCTGAAATTCAGAACATCCTCCAAGACCCCGTTATGAGACAG GTGTTGATAGATTTCCAGGAAAATCCCAAGTCTGCTCAGGAACACACAAAGAACCCAATGGTGATGAGCAAGATACAGAAGCTGATTAGTGCTGGAAttgttcagatgagatga